A region of Streptomyces sp. NBC_01750 DNA encodes the following proteins:
- the metH gene encoding methionine synthase, translating to MASLPTPSADSRTRIDALREALATRVVVADGAMGTMLQAQDPTLEDFENLEGCNEVLNVTRPDIVRSVHEEYFAVGVDCVETNTFGANLAALGEYDIPGRVFELSESGARIAREVADEFTASTGRQRWVLGSMGPGTKLPTLGHAPYVKLRDAYQQNAEGMIAGGADALLVETTQDLLQTKAAILGARRALEATGTSLPVICSVTVETTGTMLLGSEIGAALTALEPLGIDMIGLNCATGPAEMSEHLRYLARHSRVPLSCMPNAGLPVLGRNGAHYPLSAGELADAQETFVREYGLSLVGGCCGTTPEHLRQVVERVRGLVPTVREPRPEPGAASLYQSVAFRQDTSYMAIGERTNANGSRKFREAMLEGRWDDCVEIARDQIREGAHMLDLCVDYVGRDGAADMEELAGRFATASTLPIVLDSTELNVLRAGLEKLGGRAVINSVNYEDGDGPESRFAKVTALAREHGAALIALTIDEEGQARSVEHKVAIAERLIDDLTGNWGVHEGDILIDTLTFTICTGQEESRKDGVATIGAIRELKRRHPAVQTTLGLSNISFGLNPAARVVLNSVFLDECVKAGLDSAIVHASKILPIARLKEEEVRVALDLIYDRRAEGYDPLQKLMELFEGVNMKSMKAGKAQELLALPLGERLERRIVDGEKNGLEADLDEALRSRPALDIVNDTLLEGMKVVGELFGSGQMQLPFVLQSAEVMKIAVAYLEPHMEKTDADGKGTIVLATVRGDVHDIGKNLVDIILSNNGYNVVNLGIKQPVSAILEAAEEHRADVIGMSGLLVKSTVIMKENLEELNQRKMAADYPVILGGAALTRAYVEQDLHEIYEGEVRYARDAFEGLRLMDALIGVKRGVPGATLPELKQRRVRATTNAVVEERPEEGAARSDVAIDNPVPEPPFWGTRVIKGIQLKEYASWLDEGALFKGQWGLKQARTGDGPTYDELVECEGRPRLRGWLDQLHTRNLLEAAVVYGYFPCVSKGDDLILLNEDGSERTRFSFPRQRRGRRLCLADFFRPEESGETDVVGLQVVTVGSKIGEATAELFASDSYRDYLELHGLSVQLAEALAEYWHARVRAELGFAGEDPADVEDMFALKYRGARFSLGYGACPDLEDRAKIAALLEPERIGVELSEEFQLHPEQSTDAIVIHHPEAKYFNAR from the coding sequence ATGGCCTCGTTGCCGACCCCCTCCGCTGACAGCCGGACCCGAATCGACGCCCTGCGTGAGGCGCTCGCCACTCGTGTGGTGGTGGCTGATGGTGCGATGGGCACGATGTTGCAGGCGCAGGATCCGACGCTTGAGGACTTCGAGAATCTCGAGGGGTGTAACGAGGTCCTCAATGTGACGCGGCCGGACATTGTGCGGTCGGTGCATGAGGAGTATTTCGCGGTCGGTGTGGACTGTGTGGAGACCAATACCTTCGGTGCGAATCTGGCGGCGTTGGGGGAGTACGACATTCCCGGGCGGGTCTTCGAGCTGTCGGAGTCGGGGGCGCGGATCGCGCGTGAGGTGGCGGACGAGTTCACGGCGTCGACGGGGCGGCAGCGGTGGGTGCTGGGCTCGATGGGGCCGGGTACGAAGCTGCCGACGCTGGGGCATGCTCCGTATGTGAAGCTGCGGGACGCGTACCAGCAGAACGCGGAGGGCATGATCGCCGGTGGTGCGGACGCGTTGCTGGTGGAGACGACGCAGGACCTGCTGCAGACGAAGGCTGCGATCCTGGGCGCGCGCCGGGCGCTGGAGGCGACCGGTACGAGTCTTCCGGTGATCTGCTCGGTGACGGTGGAGACGACCGGGACGATGCTGCTGGGTTCGGAGATCGGTGCGGCGCTGACGGCGCTGGAGCCGCTCGGTATCGACATGATCGGTCTGAACTGTGCGACGGGTCCGGCGGAGATGAGTGAGCATCTGCGCTATCTGGCCCGGCATTCGCGGGTTCCGCTCTCGTGCATGCCCAATGCGGGGCTGCCGGTGCTGGGCAGGAACGGTGCGCATTATCCGTTGTCGGCGGGTGAGCTGGCGGATGCGCAGGAGACGTTTGTGCGGGAGTACGGGTTGTCGCTGGTGGGGGGGTGCTGCGGGACGACGCCGGAGCATTTGCGGCAGGTGGTGGAGCGGGTGCGTGGTCTTGTTCCGACGGTGCGGGAGCCGCGTCCGGAGCCGGGTGCGGCGTCGTTGTACCAGTCGGTGGCGTTCCGTCAGGACACCTCGTACATGGCGATCGGTGAGCGGACCAATGCCAATGGCAGCAGGAAGTTCCGTGAGGCGATGCTGGAGGGCCGCTGGGACGACTGTGTGGAGATTGCGCGGGATCAGATCCGTGAGGGCGCGCACATGCTGGATCTGTGTGTGGATTATGTCGGGCGGGACGGTGCGGCGGACATGGAGGAGCTGGCCGGCCGGTTCGCGACCGCGTCGACGCTGCCGATTGTGCTGGATTCCACCGAACTGAACGTGCTGCGGGCGGGGTTGGAGAAGCTGGGCGGCCGGGCGGTCATCAACTCGGTCAATTATGAGGATGGTGACGGTCCGGAGTCCCGGTTTGCGAAGGTGACTGCGCTGGCGCGGGAGCACGGTGCCGCGTTGATCGCGCTGACCATCGATGAGGAGGGCCAGGCCCGTTCGGTCGAGCACAAGGTCGCGATCGCGGAGCGGCTGATTGATGATCTGACGGGTAACTGGGGTGTGCATGAGGGCGACATTCTCATCGACACGCTGACGTTCACGATCTGCACGGGGCAGGAGGAGTCCCGTAAGGACGGGGTGGCCACGATCGGGGCCATTCGTGAGCTGAAGCGGCGTCATCCGGCGGTGCAGACGACGCTGGGTCTGTCGAACATCTCCTTCGGGCTGAACCCGGCGGCCCGGGTGGTGCTGAACTCGGTGTTCCTGGACGAGTGTGTGAAGGCGGGTCTGGATTCGGCGATTGTGCATGCGTCGAAGATCCTGCCGATCGCCCGGCTGAAGGAGGAGGAGGTCCGGGTCGCGCTGGATCTGATCTACGACCGGCGGGCCGAGGGCTATGACCCCCTGCAGAAGCTCATGGAGCTGTTCGAGGGGGTCAATATGAAGTCGATGAAGGCGGGCAAGGCGCAGGAGCTGCTTGCCCTGCCGCTGGGGGAGCGGCTGGAGCGCCGCATCGTGGATGGTGAGAAGAACGGTCTGGAGGCGGATCTGGATGAGGCTCTGCGGTCCCGTCCGGCGCTGGACATCGTCAACGACACGCTGCTGGAGGGTATGAAGGTTGTCGGTGAGCTGTTCGGTTCCGGTCAGATGCAGCTGCCGTTCGTGCTCCAGTCGGCCGAGGTGATGAAGATCGCGGTGGCGTATCTGGAGCCGCACATGGAGAAGACCGACGCGGACGGCAAGGGCACGATCGTGCTGGCCACCGTGCGTGGTGACGTGCATGACATCGGCAAGAACCTCGTCGACATCATCCTCTCCAACAACGGCTACAACGTGGTGAATCTGGGCATCAAGCAGCCGGTCTCGGCGATCCTGGAGGCCGCGGAGGAACACCGGGCGGACGTCATCGGAATGTCCGGGCTGCTGGTCAAATCCACGGTGATCATGAAGGAGAACCTGGAGGAGCTCAACCAGCGCAAAATGGCCGCCGACTACCCCGTCATCCTCGGCGGCGCCGCCCTGACCCGCGCCTACGTCGAACAGGACCTCCACGAAATCTACGAAGGCGAAGTCCGCTACGCCCGCGACGCGTTCGAGGGCCTGCGGCTGATGGACGCCCTCATCGGCGTCAAGCGCGGCGTCCCCGGAGCAACCCTCCCCGAACTCAAGCAACGCCGGGTCAGGGCCACCACGAACGCGGTGGTCGAGGAGCGCCCCGAGGAGGGCGCGGCCCGCTCCGACGTGGCCATCGACAACCCGGTCCCCGAGCCGCCGTTCTGGGGCACGCGGGTGATCAAGGGCATCCAGCTGAAGGAGTACGCCTCCTGGCTGGACGAGGGCGCGCTCTTCAAGGGCCAGTGGGGGCTGAAGCAGGCCCGCACCGGCGACGGCCCGACCTACGACGAGCTCGTCGAGTGCGAGGGCCGGCCGCGGCTGCGCGGCTGGCTGGACCAGCTGCACACCCGCAACCTGCTGGAGGCGGCCGTGGTCTACGGCTACTTCCCCTGCGTGTCGAAGGGCGACGACCTCATCCTCCTGAACGAGGACGGCTCCGAGCGGACCCGCTTCTCCTTCCCGCGTCAGCGCCGCGGCCGCCGGCTGTGCCTGGCGGACTTCTTCCGCCCCGAGGAGTCCGGCGAGACCGACGTGGTCGGCCTCCAGGTCGTCACCGTCGGCTCGAAGATCGGCGAGGCGACCGCCGAGCTCTTCGCGTCCGACTCCTACCGCGACTACCTCGAACTCCACGGCCTGTCCGTCCAGCTCGCCGAAGCCCTCGCCGAGTACTGGCACGCCCGCGTCCGTGCGGAGCTCGGCTTCGCGGGCGAGGACCCGGCCGATGTGGAGGACATGTTCGCCCTGAAGTACCGGGGCGCCCGGTTCTCGCTCGGCTACGGCGCCTGTCCCGATCTGGAGG
- a CDS encoding IclR family transcriptional regulator translates to MPKNIQSLERAAAMLRLLAGGERRLGLSDIASSLDLAKGTAHGILRTLQAEGFVEQDPASGRYQLGAELLRLGNSYLDVHELRARALVWTDDLARSSGESVHLGVLHQHGVLIIHHVFRPDDSRQVLEVGAMQPLHSTALGKVLSAYDPVAHSEVMEVERKAFTPRTVTGLADFESMLDHARARGWAADVEETWEGVASLAAPITDRRRMPVGAVAITGAVERICDAGELRSELVAAVRDCARAVSRDLGAQRF, encoded by the coding sequence ATGCCGAAGAACATCCAGTCGCTCGAGCGAGCGGCGGCGATGCTACGACTACTGGCCGGCGGCGAACGCCGACTGGGTCTGTCCGACATCGCCTCGTCGCTGGATCTGGCCAAGGGCACCGCCCACGGCATTCTGCGCACGCTCCAGGCCGAGGGATTCGTCGAGCAGGACCCGGCGTCCGGCCGCTACCAGCTGGGGGCGGAGCTCCTACGGCTCGGCAACAGCTATCTGGACGTGCACGAGCTGCGCGCCCGCGCCCTGGTCTGGACGGACGACCTGGCGCGCTCCAGCGGCGAGAGCGTGCACCTCGGGGTGCTGCACCAGCACGGCGTGCTGATCATCCACCACGTCTTCCGTCCGGACGACAGCCGGCAGGTCCTGGAGGTGGGGGCCATGCAGCCGCTGCACTCCACCGCGCTCGGAAAGGTGCTCTCGGCGTACGACCCGGTGGCACACAGCGAGGTGATGGAGGTCGAGCGCAAGGCCTTCACCCCGCGCACGGTCACGGGCCTGGCGGACTTCGAGTCGATGCTCGACCATGCGCGGGCGCGCGGCTGGGCCGCCGACGTGGAAGAGACCTGGGAGGGCGTCGCCTCGCTGGCCGCGCCCATCACCGACCGTCGCCGTATGCCGGTGGGCGCGGTGGCCATCACGGGCGCGGTCGAGCGGATCTGCGATGCCGGTGAGCTGAGGTCCGAGCTGGTCGCGGCGGTACGGGACTGTGCCCGCGCGGTCTCCAGGGATCTGGGCGCCCAGCGATTCTGA
- a CDS encoding MIP/aquaporin family protein gives MSSSDIFIGEIIGTAVLILLGGGVVAAVVLKRSKAQNAGWLAITFGWGFAVMIAVYMTGTLSGAHLNPAVTIGIAVKDGDWSNVPVYLAGQLLGAMIGATLVWIAYYGQFQAHLTDPEIISAPPHEEGLVSEAAAPKAGPVLGVFSTGPEVRVVWQNLATEIIGTTVLVLAVLTQGLNDSGKGLGVIGALIVALTVVGIGLSLGGPTGYAINPARDLGPRIVHALLPLPNKGGSDWGYAWIPVVGPLIGGALAAGIYNLAFA, from the coding sequence GTGTCCAGCTCCGACATCTTCATCGGCGAGATCATTGGTACCGCCGTACTCATCCTGCTCGGTGGTGGCGTGGTTGCCGCCGTCGTACTCAAGCGCTCGAAGGCGCAGAACGCCGGCTGGCTGGCGATAACCTTCGGGTGGGGATTCGCGGTCATGATCGCGGTCTACATGACGGGCACTCTTTCCGGTGCTCACCTCAACCCCGCAGTCACCATCGGCATCGCGGTCAAGGACGGGGACTGGAGCAACGTTCCGGTCTACCTCGCCGGGCAGCTGCTCGGCGCCATGATCGGTGCCACGCTGGTCTGGATCGCGTACTACGGACAGTTCCAGGCCCACCTCACGGACCCGGAGATCATCTCCGCGCCTCCGCATGAGGAAGGCCTGGTCAGCGAGGCGGCCGCGCCGAAGGCCGGACCGGTGCTCGGCGTCTTCTCGACAGGCCCCGAGGTCCGCGTCGTGTGGCAGAACCTGGCCACCGAGATCATCGGCACCACGGTGCTCGTGCTCGCGGTCCTGACGCAGGGCCTCAACGACAGCGGCAAGGGTCTCGGCGTCATCGGCGCACTGATCGTCGCGCTCACCGTCGTCGGCATCGGCCTCTCGCTCGGCGGCCCGACGGGCTACGCCATCAACCCGGCCCGCGACCTCGGCCCGCGCATCGTGCATGCCCTGCTGCCGCTGCCCAACAAGGGCGGCTCGGACTGGGGCTACGCCTGGATCCCGGTCGTCGGCCCGCTGATCGGCGGCGCCCTCGCAGCGGGTATCTACAACCTCGCGTTCGCCTAA
- the glpK gene encoding glycerol kinase GlpK yields the protein MTDAHTTGPFIAAIDQGTTSSRCIVFDTDGRIVSVDQKEHEQIFPKPGWVEHNAAEIWTNVQEVVDSAIAKAGITSADVKAIGITNQRETTVLWDKNTGEPVHNALVWQDTRTDALCKELGRNVGQDRFRRETGLPLASYFAGPKIRWLLDNVEGLRERAERGEILFGTMDSWVIWNLTGGVDGGVHVTDVTNASRTMLMNLHTLDWDEKILQSMEVPAAVLPEIRSSAEVYGTAKGGALAGVPVASALGDQQAALFGQTCFAEGEAKSTYGTGTFMLMNTGSEPVNSYNGLLTTVGYRIGDQPPVYALEGSIAVTGSLVQWMRDQMGLISTAAEIETLALTVEDNGGAYFVPAFSGLFAPYWRDDARGVIAGLTRYVTKAHIARAVLEATAWQTREISDAMTKDSGVELTALKVDGGMTSNNLLMQTLSDFLDAPVVRPMVAETTCLGAAYAAGLAVGYWPDTDALRANWRRAAEWTPHMDADQRDREYKSWLKAVERTMGWLEDDADEE from the coding sequence GTGACCGACGCACACACCACCGGCCCGTTCATCGCGGCCATCGACCAGGGCACCACCTCCAGCCGCTGCATCGTCTTCGACACCGACGGCCGGATCGTCTCCGTCGACCAGAAGGAGCACGAGCAGATCTTCCCGAAGCCGGGCTGGGTGGAGCACAACGCCGCCGAGATCTGGACCAATGTCCAGGAGGTCGTCGACAGCGCCATCGCGAAGGCGGGCATCACCTCCGCCGACGTCAAGGCCATCGGCATCACCAACCAGCGTGAGACCACGGTCCTCTGGGACAAGAACACCGGTGAGCCGGTGCACAACGCGCTGGTCTGGCAGGACACCCGTACCGACGCTCTCTGCAAGGAGCTCGGCCGGAACGTCGGCCAGGACCGCTTCCGCCGCGAGACGGGCCTGCCCCTGGCCTCGTACTTCGCCGGCCCGAAGATCCGCTGGCTGCTGGACAACGTCGAGGGCCTGCGCGAGCGCGCCGAGCGCGGCGAGATCCTCTTCGGCACCATGGATTCCTGGGTCATCTGGAACCTGACCGGCGGCGTCGACGGCGGCGTGCACGTCACCGACGTCACCAACGCCTCGCGCACCATGCTGATGAATCTTCACACCCTCGACTGGGACGAGAAGATCCTCCAGTCGATGGAGGTGCCGGCCGCGGTGCTGCCGGAGATCCGCTCGTCCGCCGAGGTCTACGGGACCGCCAAGGGCGGCGCGCTCGCCGGTGTGCCGGTCGCGTCCGCGCTCGGTGACCAGCAGGCGGCCCTGTTCGGCCAGACCTGTTTCGCCGAGGGCGAGGCCAAGTCGACGTACGGCACGGGCACGTTCATGCTGATGAACACCGGCAGCGAGCCCGTCAACTCGTACAACGGTCTGCTGACGACCGTCGGCTACCGGATCGGCGACCAGCCCCCCGTGTACGCGCTGGAGGGTTCCATCGCCGTCACCGGTTCGCTGGTGCAGTGGATGCGCGACCAGATGGGCCTGATCAGCACTGCCGCGGAGATCGAGACCCTCGCTCTGACTGTCGAGGACAACGGCGGCGCCTACTTCGTGCCGGCCTTCTCCGGCCTCTTCGCCCCGTACTGGCGTGACGACGCCCGCGGTGTGATCGCCGGACTGACCCGCTATGTCACCAAGGCGCACATCGCGCGTGCCGTGCTCGAGGCCACGGCCTGGCAGACCCGCGAGATCAGTGACGCCATGACCAAGGACTCCGGCGTCGAGCTGACCGCACTCAAGGTCGACGGCGGTATGACCTCCAACAACCTGCTGATGCAGACCCTCTCGGACTTCCTGGACGCACCGGTGGTGCGCCCGATGGTCGCCGAGACGACCTGCCTCGGCGCTGCATACGCCGCCGGCCTTGCCGTCGGTTACTGGCCGGACACCGACGCGCTGCGCGCCAACTGGCGCCGGGCCGCCGAGTGGACCCCCCACATGGATGCGGACCAACGGGACCGCGAGTACAAGAGCTGGCTCAAGGCCGTCGAGCGGACCATGGGCTGGCTCGAAGACGACGCTGACGAGGAGTAA
- a CDS encoding glycerol-3-phosphate dehydrogenase/oxidase — protein MTTLQSVPALGTHPASGSLPSRAETREQLSKATYDLLVIGGGILGISTAWHAAQSGLRVALVDAGDFAGATSSASSKLLHGGLRYLQTGAVKLVAENHFERRAVSRQVAPHLANPLTFYLPVYKGGPHGAAKLGAGVFAYSALSAFGDGVGHVISANKAQRDVPELRTEGLKAVAVYGDDQMNDSRMALMTVRAAVESGTTVLNHAEVTGLRFTKGRVTGAELKDRLDGTEFGVTARLVLNATGPWVDHLRRMENPDAAPSIRLSKGAHLVLKRTSPWKAALATPIDKYRITFALPWEDMLLLGTTDEVYEGDPADVAVNEKDIAQILDEAAFSIRDQQLSRDLITYSFAGLRVLPGGPGDTSKAKRETVVTEGRGGMLSVAGGKWTTFRHIGRTVMNKLAALPGQPLAEDMEPIAHLPKKLPLPGIANPNAVAHRLLVDGGTPGPRMAADTARHLATHYGSLSFDIARLANENPALAERIHPDAPEIWAQVVYARDHEWAETADDVLRRRTTLTIRGLATDEIRGKVDKLLIDKA, from the coding sequence ATGACCACCCTGCAGAGCGTCCCTGCCCTGGGGACGCACCCGGCCTCCGGCTCCCTTCCGAGCCGCGCCGAGACTCGGGAGCAGCTTTCCAAGGCGACGTACGACCTCCTGGTGATCGGCGGCGGCATCCTGGGCATCTCCACCGCCTGGCATGCGGCGCAGTCCGGGCTGCGGGTGGCCCTGGTGGACGCCGGCGACTTCGCCGGCGCCACCTCCTCCGCCTCCTCCAAGCTTCTCCACGGCGGTCTGCGCTATCTGCAGACCGGCGCGGTGAAGCTGGTCGCGGAGAACCACTTCGAGCGCCGTGCGGTCTCCCGTCAGGTGGCCCCGCACCTGGCCAACCCGCTCACCTTCTATCTGCCGGTGTACAAGGGCGGACCGCACGGCGCGGCGAAGCTCGGCGCGGGCGTCTTCGCCTACTCCGCGCTCTCGGCGTTCGGTGACGGCGTCGGCCATGTCATCAGCGCGAACAAGGCGCAGCGCGATGTTCCCGAGCTGCGTACGGAAGGCCTGAAGGCCGTTGCCGTGTACGGCGACGACCAGATGAACGACTCCCGGATGGCGCTGATGACGGTGCGTGCGGCCGTCGAGTCGGGCACCACCGTTCTCAACCACGCCGAGGTCACCGGGCTGCGCTTCACCAAGGGCAGGGTCACGGGCGCGGAACTCAAGGACCGATTGGACGGTACGGAGTTCGGTGTCACGGCCCGTCTGGTGCTCAACGCCACCGGTCCGTGGGTGGACCACCTGCGCCGGATGGAGAACCCGGACGCGGCTCCGTCCATCCGTCTCTCCAAGGGCGCGCATCTGGTGCTCAAGCGGACGTCGCCGTGGAAGGCCGCGCTGGCGACCCCGATCGACAAGTACCGGATCACCTTCGCCCTCCCCTGGGAGGACATGCTGCTGCTCGGTACGACGGACGAGGTGTACGAGGGCGACCCGGCGGATGTCGCGGTCAACGAGAAGGACATCGCGCAGATCCTGGACGAGGCGGCGTTCTCCATCCGGGACCAGCAGCTGTCGCGGGATCTGATCACGTACTCCTTCGCGGGCCTGCGGGTGCTGCCGGGCGGTCCCGGCGACACCTCGAAGGCCAAGCGCGAGACGGTCGTCACCGAGGGCCGCGGCGGCATGCTGTCGGTGGCCGGCGGCAAGTGGACGACCTTCCGTCACATCGGCCGTACCGTGATGAACAAGCTGGCCGCCCTGCCCGGGCAGCCACTGGCCGAGGACATGGAGCCGATCGCGCATCTGCCGAAGAAGCTCCCGCTGCCCGGTATAGCCAACCCGAACGCGGTCGCCCACCGGCTGCTCGTCGACGGCGGCACGCCGGGCCCGCGGATGGCGGCCGACACTGCGCGTCACCTCGCCACCCACTACGGTTCGCTGTCCTTCGACATCGCGCGCCTGGCCAACGAGAACCCGGCGCTCGCCGAGCGCATCCACCCGGACGCGCCGGAGATCTGGGCGCAGGTCGTGTACGCGCGTGACCACGAGTGGGCCGAGACGGCGGACGACGTGCTGCGTCGCCGTACGACGCTGACAATCCGCGGTCTGGCGACGGACGAGATCCGCGGCAAGGTCGACAAGCTGCTGATCGACAAGGCGTAG
- a CDS encoding FadR/GntR family transcriptional regulator, with protein sequence MAVTDEAIEKIKGMIVSGALRPGDRLPKESELAAELGLSRNSLREAVRALSLIRILDVRQGDGTYVTSLDPQLLLEALSFVVDFHRDDTVLEFLAVRRILEPAATAMAAARISESELDVLSAQLDALGPQPSVEELVAADLEFHRGIVRTAGNSVLCSLLDGLSGPTTRARVWRGLTQEDAVSRTLHEHRAILSALRDRDAEAAKSWATVHIASVEQWLRSTL encoded by the coding sequence ATGGCTGTCACCGACGAGGCCATCGAGAAGATCAAGGGAATGATCGTCTCGGGTGCGCTGCGCCCCGGCGACCGCCTCCCCAAGGAGAGCGAACTCGCCGCCGAGCTGGGGCTGTCCCGCAACTCGCTGCGTGAGGCGGTACGCGCGCTGTCGCTGATCCGCATCCTGGACGTACGGCAGGGTGACGGCACCTATGTGACCAGCCTGGACCCGCAGTTGCTGCTGGAAGCGCTGAGCTTCGTCGTGGATTTCCACCGGGACGACACGGTGCTGGAGTTCCTGGCCGTACGCCGGATCCTGGAGCCGGCCGCCACGGCGATGGCCGCCGCCCGGATCAGCGAGAGCGAACTGGATGTACTGAGCGCCCAGCTGGACGCGCTCGGACCGCAGCCCTCGGTCGAGGAACTGGTCGCCGCCGACCTGGAATTCCACCGCGGCATCGTCCGGACCGCGGGCAACTCTGTGCTCTGCTCGCTGCTGGACGGGCTCTCCGGGCCGACCACCCGGGCGAGGGTCTGGCGCGGGCTGACGCAGGAGGACGCGGTCAGCCGTACGCTTCATGAGCACCGGGCGATCCTGTCGGCGCTGCGCGACCGGGACGCGGAGGCGGCGAAGTCGTGGGCGACGGTGCATATCGCGAGCGTGGAGCAGTGGCTGAGGTCAACGCTGTAG
- a CDS encoding ABC transporter permease — protein sequence MTGTIRPLTADAFKTASPRSRLRLIRWSDFSLVPVILVLMVIGFIVSPVFLTSNNLISVVQQSSELSLLVLGQALILICGRMDLSLESTIGIAPVIAMWLVLPREGGRFAGLELLPVWTAIPLCLLVGTAIGAVNGFLMLKLRVNGFIATLGMLTMLRGLHIGITEGKSITDVPESFRYLGKTDWLGAPAAVWICLALFAIGGAVLAYLRHGRALYAIGGNPEAARAAGVRVDRITWIVLAVGGLLAAFAGILYTGHYGSVAATQGNGWIFQVFAAAVIGGISLKGGRGTLFGALTGVLTLQLVVNVMTLGGVPALWNQFLNGAIIIVALVISRFASGEKQD from the coding sequence ATGACCGGGACGATACGGCCGCTCACGGCCGACGCATTCAAGACCGCGAGCCCGCGCAGCCGGCTGCGGCTGATCCGGTGGAGCGACTTCTCGCTGGTACCGGTGATCCTGGTGCTGATGGTGATCGGTTTCATCGTCTCGCCGGTCTTCCTCACCTCGAACAACCTGATCAGCGTGGTCCAGCAGTCTTCCGAGCTCAGCCTGCTGGTCCTTGGCCAGGCGCTGATCCTGATCTGCGGCCGGATGGATCTGTCGCTGGAGTCGACGATCGGCATCGCGCCGGTCATCGCCATGTGGCTGGTCCTGCCGAGGGAGGGCGGGCGGTTCGCGGGCCTGGAACTGCTGCCGGTATGGACGGCAATCCCGCTCTGTCTGCTGGTCGGTACGGCGATCGGCGCGGTCAACGGCTTTCTGATGCTGAAGCTGCGGGTCAACGGCTTCATCGCCACGCTCGGCATGCTCACCATGCTGCGTGGCCTCCACATCGGCATCACCGAGGGCAAGTCGATCACCGATGTCCCGGAGTCCTTCCGGTACTTGGGCAAGACCGACTGGCTCGGCGCGCCGGCCGCCGTGTGGATCTGTCTGGCACTCTTCGCCATCGGCGGCGCGGTGCTGGCGTATCTGCGTCACGGGCGCGCCCTGTACGCGATCGGCGGCAACCCGGAGGCGGCCCGGGCCGCCGGTGTCCGCGTCGACCGGATCACCTGGATCGTGCTGGCTGTCGGCGGCCTGCTCGCCGCCTTCGCCGGCATCCTCTACACCGGCCACTACGGATCGGTCGCGGCCACCCAGGGCAACGGCTGGATCTTCCAGGTGTTCGCCGCGGCCGTGATCGGCGGGATCAGCCTCAAGGGCGGCCGCGGCACGCTCTTCGGCGCGCTGACCGGTGTGCTGACGCTCCAGCTGGTCGTCAATGTGATGACGCTGGGCGGAGTGCCGGCGCTGTGGAACCAGTTCCTCAACGGCGCGATCATCATCGTCGCCCTGGTGATCTCCCGCTTCGCGAGCGGGGAGAAGCAGGACTAG